The genomic window AGACTGATAATGCTTTTAAGCAAGGCGCAAAGTATCCGCGATGTTATCGCATTCCCCAAAACACAAAAGGCGACTTGTCCCCTTACTCAAGCTCCAAGTATAGTGAGCAATGAACAGCTTAAAGAACTTCATATCCGCGTAAAAAATGAACTAAAATAAGGAGGCAATATGAAACTTTATAGTGTTGCTTATATACCACAAAGTTATGAAGTCTTAGGGCTTGTCAAAGGCTCAATGGTGCAGTCAAAGCATATAGGACGCGATATTATGGCGGGGCTTAAGGGCATTGTCGGTGGCGAGATTAAAGGCTATACCGAAATGCTTAATGACGCACGAAATATCGCTACTGAACGTATGATAGAAGAAGCACGCGCCCTTGGAGCAAATGGCATTATCGGTATTTCTTATGTCACTTCATCGCTTATGTCAAATACTTCAGAAGTGCTTGTATATGGCACTGCGGTAAAGATATTATCCTAATATGAAGCTTTTAGAGTGCTAATCCATTGAAATCCTACAAGCCCTCAACTCCCGCAGAGCCAAGCTCCAATGATACAAAGAACAGTGAGAGCGAACGCAAATTCTTCTTTGCTCTCTTTATCTTTATTTTCTATATTGGGGCGTGTATCCTCTTCGTGCTTCTCTATCGCCGCTTTATAGCCCAAGTGCCTATTGACCATCATAGCTTTGTTGAGTTAGTAGGCAGAGCGATAGTGCTAAGCAAGTATCTTATAGCTGTCAATCTGCCTGTGCTGTTTCTTTTTAATCCCAAAATGCAAAGAAGCCATATCGTATTTGGAGTGTGTCTTGCTATTATTATAGTTTTTGTTCTTACAGGATTACATATCACACTTACATTGAGTGTGCAGATTGTTATGATTCCGTGGTTTGTAATATGGCAAAGCTTTGCTATTGTTGGTAGCACACTTAAAGATTTTTTTAAGCACACGCCTCATCTTAAGGCTACGCTTGTGTTTTTTACCATATTAAAAATTATCATAGGTTTTTGCCTTGGGGCACTCTTTTTTGTCCTATGTATCATCTTGCAAATCTATAATTTTGACGGATATGATTTTAGCGGACTAAATTATGGAATCCCTTATCATAAACAAACAATGTTTCAAAGTTTTGGCTTTTAGAATCTTTGGTGCAGATTCTAGCTTTTTAATTTTTGTAAATCTTTTTTGTCTTATTTGTTTCTTTTATTCTTGTTTTTTGAGGCAATGCGCTTTTATAAAGCACAAAGCCTATGCTTCTTTAGATTCTTATCTTAGAAGTTAAAAATATAACGCAGTCCAAGATTATAGTCATATGAAGCTGTCATTTTGATTTTGTTGCCTTGATTATCTCCATCAAAAATAGTAGTTTTTGTAAATGGCACGCGAGCAGCAATTTCTAGCCCATAATGCTTAGCAAACACACTACGCAAACCAAAATTTAAACCTGCACTAAAAGCAGTTTTTTTAACATTTTTTGAATCTGCAATATCCTTACCAATATCTTTACCCCAAGTATTTGCACCTGCTCCAGCTCCTAAGAAAAAACCAAGGTTTGCATTAGGGCGAGCGATAAAATTATAGAGCATATCAATATTTACTCCATAATCCATTAGAGTTCCTCTAAATTTTTGACCCACATCTTTTCCAATTGTATTTACATTTATATAGTAGCGCAATCCAAAGTTAGGAGTAAAGAATTGCTTATAACCAGCAATAAATGCAAAGGTTATGCCATTATAATCTTTCTTACTAATAGTGTCTCCACTAGCATTTAAAATTTTAATATGAGGAGTTCCATAACCTACGGCATTACCTCCAAACACACCACTCTCTTCAGCCACAAGCGGCGAAGCCACAAAAAATAAAATTACAGCCAACCTTGCAAACAATTTTTTTGTTTTCATTGTCAAACCACCCTTTTTTATTTTACAAATGCATAAGCGCTATTCTACCCCCCCCCCCCCCCCCCGATTTTGCTTAAAAGCAAAAGGTTTTTTGAGGTTTATCTATTTTTTTAGAGAAAAAGTAACATTATTTGATAATTTTTATATTTCTATTCTATGCTTGCATTTGAGACATTCACGCACTTGTTTTTTGCGATATTCACGCTCTACGCTTATTCCGCCACATTGCGGACATTTCTCTTTGATAGGCTCAAATTTTGAGATAAAAGTGCATTTTGGATAGCCATTACACGCGATAAATACGAATAAAAATTTTATGGGTGGGGATTATCTATGGATACTTTCATCAAAGCAAAATTTACACTAACAAACTGCCTCGATTTAAAAGTATTGTTTTTGGGATTTAATATCTTTGCAAGTAGCACCAATTTGGGCTACTCATATTGCTGAAACTTATTACTAAGATCCTATGATAGATTCTTAAAACTATTTTACCTTTTCTAAATATTCGCCTGTCTCGGTATTTACCTTGATTTTCTCTCCCTCTAGCACGTGGAAAGGCACTTGCACCACCACACCAGTTTCAAGTGTAGCAGGTTTTTTGCCTCCGCTACTCGTATCGCCTTTGAAGTTTGGTGCAGTCTCGGTAATCACAAGCTCCACCACAAGTGGCACATCGACAGAAATTGCCTTATTATTGTGGAATAGAACCTGCGCATTCATACCATCAATAAGCCATTTTGCCGCATCGCCTACTTGTTCATCGTTTAGCCCTATTTGCTCATAGGTAGCGGTATCCATAAACTGAAACACACCATCATCGTGGTATAAAAACTGCATTGTGTTTTCTTGTAAATTTGGTTCTTCGCATTTATCCCCTGCGTGAAAAGTTTTTTCAATCACTTTGCCATCAAGAAAAGATTTGATTTTTGCCCGCACAAATGCCGCGCCTTTGCCGGGTTTTACGTGCTGATACTCGGTGATTCTATATGGAATCCCATCAATTTCAATCTTTAGTCCTTTTTTGAGTTCGCTCATTCCTATTGCCATTTTGTATCCTTTGAAGTAGTAAAATTGTTCAAAAGCGCGTATTATAGCATTTGAGTAAATTTTTTTCAATTGTAGGGATTTAGACATACTTAAGATTTGTTGAGGGGGATATGCTTACCATAGGGGCAAAAAGATTCCTGCACCTAGGTTGAGCGAAGCAGTGCTTACAAAATCTTCGCTTGGTTTGCCATCAAACATAAATCTGTATGTCCCCTCTATAAAGAATATATGATTTAATGAAAAAACAATTCCAATTTCCCAAAAAAAGGATAAGTGTTTTTAAGCTCTTTGTTAATCACAAATCCACCCATGGCTATACATTCTTGAGCCATAATCAGTTAAAGCACCTCCACCGATAAAGAGTGCGCCATTACTATTTTTATTATAATAGCCCCGACCAACCCTTATATTCCAACCGAGCAATTTTTGTTCAAAGTTTAATCCACTGAGATAAACACCCTCCCAACTGCAGGAGCCGTAGCGATCACCAGTGCATTGAAAATCGTGTTCGCTATCAATTGTCGTAAAGCTATAGTTACCATAAAGGATATTTGCATTTAAATATAAACCGCTTGTTCGTTGCAAAAAGACACCTGCTTTTAGTATATATGGGATTATAAACGAAATCAAATCTCCAGATTTAATACTCTTACTCAAACGAATTGTGCCACTATTGTTGCCATTAGAGATATAAGGTATAGGAACCATATATTTGCAGTTCCTATACCCACATCACCCCCTAAAACAAATCCAAAATGCCAGTCTCTGTTTATTCTTTTTAGTTCTTTATGCTTCTTTTTTGTATATTTCGCACTATCACAAGAGGTATTATTTCCAAGTTTGCAGGCTTTGTTAAAAAACTCATATGATTTTTCATAATCACCTAAATCAAAAGCTTCATTTGCTAATTTGTTACAATCAACCACATCGCCTCCATCACAAGTTCCCTCACCTAGCCTTTTAAAATTTCCTGCTTGCGCTTTTTTCACAACCTTTGAGATATGCCCCTCATCATCCCATGCAACACGTCCAGTTTTTAAATCTGTAAGAATAAAAAGAAAGTCATAATCTATTCGTATATTTTCCCAGCCTAAGATTCCCATTCGCTCGGCGATGTGCTTTCTTGCAATTTTAGTTCTTTACATTTTCTAATCGCCTAAATCCTTATAGTAAAATAAAACGCGTATTATAACAGAAAATCATCGATTTTATCGTGCGTGGGCTTTAAAAAAGCCACTCACACATAGTTTGTGTTGTTCTTGTCGCAGCTAAATAGCACAAAATGGCATTTGTAGAGTTTCCGCAGTTTTTGAACGACACTCATTAAAACGAGTGATATTTTCCTCCATAGAGCGTCCATATGAGGGTACCATTTGCGTAAGTTTTTCTCGCCAATCACTAGAGTTCATCTTATCACCAAAGCATCGTTCAAGCACCTGAAGCATAATATTCACCACGGTTGAAGCACCCGGAGACGCACCGAGCAACGCCGCCAAAGTGCCATCTTGTGAGGTAATCACCTCCGTGCCAAATTGCAAACTTCCTCTGCCATTCGCGTCTTTTTTGATGATTTGCACTCTTTGCCCGGCAAACATCGCTCGCCAATCTTTAAACTCCGCCGCAGGAATAAACACATTGAGCTTTTTCATTCTCTGTCTATCCAGCATTAGAATCTGCTTAATGAGATACACTGTCAAAGGCACATTATCAATTCCCGCCTGAATCATAGGCAAGAGGTTATTTGCGCGCATAGACAAAGGGAAGTCAAAAAAACTGCCGTGTTTCAAAAACTTTGTATTAAATCCCGCATAAGGTCCAAAAAGTAATTCTTTCTTGTCATTAATAATGCGCGTATCCAAGTGTGGCACAGACATAGGTGGGTCGCCAATAGAGGCTTTACCATAGATTTTAGCGTGGTGCTTATCGATAATATCGCGATTTTTACATACGAGCCATAGCCCACCTACAGGGAATCCACCATAACCCCTACCCTCAGGTATCCCACTCTTTTGCAATAATGGAAACGAACCACCACCAGCACCCAAAAATACAAACTTCGTCTTCACTTGTTTTTTTGTGCCATTTTGCTTATCAAGCACATCCAAAAGCCAAGCGTTGCCATCTTTATTAATATCACAGACTTTATGATTTACATAGACATCAAATCCATCTTTTTGGCTAAGCTTGTCCTTAAATTGTCGCACAATCTCGCCAAAATTGACATCACTACCCTCCTCCATATAGGTAACCGCTATACTCTGCTTGTCATCTCGCCCCTCTAGGAGAAGTGGCGCCCATTGTTTGATTTGATCTCTATCCTCGGAATAGTGCATATTTGAAAAAAGTGGGCAAGTTTTGAGCGTTTCATAACGTTGTTTCAAAAAAGACACGATATCATCTACGACAAAGCTAAGATGTGGCACAGGATTCAAAAAAGTTTTAGGCTCTTTGAGAATCCCAACCCGCACACAATATGCCCAAAACTCTTTGCTAAGCTCGTATTGTTGATTAATACTCACAGCCTTTGTAATATCAATACTACCATCTGCCTTTTTAGGTGTGTAGTTTAACTCACAAAAAGATTGATGTCCTGTCCCTGCGTTGTTCCAACACATACTGCTCTCCAACGCCACATCTTCAAGCATTTCATACACGCTTATATGCGCAGAAGGTTGAAGCTCCTTTATCATCGCCGCTAAGGTGAAGCTCATCACACCCCCACCAACCAAAACTATGTCTGCATCTTCACCCATTCTAACCCCTTTCTAAATGCCTATGTGGTATAATAACCAAATCTTTTCTGTCCGCTTTATAAAATGTTTATAAAAAGTAAAATAAAACTATACTTTAGTTACCAAAATCGCTTTTTTATTCTTAATGTTACATTTTTTAGAATCTGCCACTAAAATCTTAACGAATATACCTAGGGCAAAATTCAAAAAACTCATAACACATACGCGAAGCACAACACCAATTAAAATGTGCAGAAGCATATTTTGCAAATCTTTTAGGATTTTATC from Helicobacter typhlonius includes these protein-coding regions:
- a CDS encoding tetratricopeptide repeat protein, whose product is MGILGWENIRIDYDFLFILTDLKTGRVAWDDEGHISKVVKKAQAGNFKRLGEGTCDGGDVVDCNKLANEAFDLGDYEKSYEFFNKACKLGNNTSCDSAKYTKKKHKELKRINRDWHFGFVLGGDVGIGTANIWFLYLISLMATIVAQFV
- a CDS encoding outer membrane beta-barrel protein, which produces MKTKKLFARLAVILFFVASPLVAEESGVFGGNAVGYGTPHIKILNASGDTISKKDYNGITFAFIAGYKQFFTPNFGLRYYINVNTIGKDVGQKFRGTLMDYGVNIDMLYNFIARPNANLGFFLGAGAGANTWGKDIGKDIADSKNVKKTAFSAGLNFGLRSVFAKHYGLEIAARVPFTKTTIFDGDNQGNKIKMTASYDYNLGLRYIFNF
- a CDS encoding YbjQ family protein, with the protein product MKLYSVAYIPQSYEVLGLVKGSMVQSKHIGRDIMAGLKGIVGGEIKGYTEMLNDARNIATERMIEEARALGANGIIGISYVTSSLMSNTSEVLVYGTAVKILS
- the efp gene encoding elongation factor P, yielding MAIGMSELKKGLKIEIDGIPYRITEYQHVKPGKGAAFVRAKIKSFLDGKVIEKTFHAGDKCEEPNLQENTMQFLYHDDGVFQFMDTATYEQIGLNDEQVGDAAKWLIDGMNAQVLFHNNKAISVDVPLVVELVITETAPNFKGDTSSGGKKPATLETGVVVQVPFHVLEGEKIKVNTETGEYLEKVK
- the mqo gene encoding malate dehydrogenase (quinone); its protein translation is MGEDADIVLVGGGVMSFTLAAMIKELQPSAHISVYEMLEDVALESSMCWNNAGTGHQSFCELNYTPKKADGSIDITKAVSINQQYELSKEFWAYCVRVGILKEPKTFLNPVPHLSFVVDDIVSFLKQRYETLKTCPLFSNMHYSEDRDQIKQWAPLLLEGRDDKQSIAVTYMEEGSDVNFGEIVRQFKDKLSQKDGFDVYVNHKVCDINKDGNAWLLDVLDKQNGTKKQVKTKFVFLGAGGGSFPLLQKSGIPEGRGYGGFPVGGLWLVCKNRDIIDKHHAKIYGKASIGDPPMSVPHLDTRIINDKKELLFGPYAGFNTKFLKHGSFFDFPLSMRANNLLPMIQAGIDNVPLTVYLIKQILMLDRQRMKKLNVFIPAAEFKDWRAMFAGQRVQIIKKDANGRGSLQFGTEVITSQDGTLAALLGASPGASTVVNIMLQVLERCFGDKMNSSDWREKLTQMVPSYGRSMEENITRFNECRSKTAETLQMPFCAI